AGAAAGTCTGCCCGCAGGATATCGCGCCGCAGAAGGTGCGGGTGGTACGGGCCCGCGACTGCACGAATTGCCTCGAATGCGTGGACGCGTGCCCGGTCAAGGGCGCGCTGGAATTGAAAGTGACGGTTTGAGACTCGACAACACGAAAGCAGAAAGATGCGAATTCCCAAACTGATAATACCCGTTCTGGTCGTGGTGGCATTGCTGGCGGGCTATTTCCTACGGATGGCTTTCACGATGCCGACGACCAACGTGTCGTTTGCCGCGACGGGCGGTAAAACGGCGGTGTTCGTGGTGGACGGACTGAAATGCAAGGGTACGGCGGGATTCTTCACGCGGCTGTACCAGAACCGTCCCGGCATCGCCGCGATTGAAACGTTCGCCACCGAACACAAAGCGGTGTTCACCTACGATCCGGCGATCACTTCTCCCGACAGCATTCGCGCGATCATGGAAGCGCCGATCCGCCTCCGTGACGGCAGCGAGCGGCAGGTGTTCCGCTGCGTTTCGATGAGGTGATGTCTACCATCATAGCGACTCTCCCGAGTCACCCCGCGATATAGAACGAAGGGCACGACATGAAGTCGCGCCCTTTTCGATTATCCAAGCAGCGAGCAATGGATTACCACGGGCAGACCGAGGTGACTTTGTAGAATTTGCGCGTGGCCGTGAAACCGGAGGAGTCAATGAAGTAGGTGAGGAACGACACGCCCAGGTGTTCCCACGGACCTTGAGCGAGCGGGGAGTGCCAGATGACGTAATAATCGGGCGTGGAGAACTCCGGCCAGTCGAGGAGCGGCAGATTGCCCACTTCGGTCAGAACCACCGGATAAGGCGCGGGACAACCGGGCAGAGCGGCGTCCACTTCAATCGAGAAGTTGCCCGCCTGACCGGCCGAGGTTCCTTCCACGAGAATGTAATAGTCACCGGCGGCCAAATTGAATGAAATGAGTTCGGCGCCGAGGCCGCAACCCGTGTCGGCGTCGTCCAAGAAGTCGCGGCAGCATCCTCCGAGAATCTGCACCCGCGCATCGAACGCGTCGGTGCAGACGGTCACGAAGACGTTGCTCACGGCGGGAAGTGTGAACTTGTAGAAGACGTCGGGAGCCGCCGTTCCGCATTGGTGGGTCTGGCCGAGGGTCGAGCCTTCATTGTAGTAGGGAAAGGAGGGGACGATGCGCGGCGTCTCGCAGCGGTCGTAGTCCTCCGGCTGGCCGAAGGGGCACTGGAAGACGATGCCGTAGGCGGAGTCGGGAGTGGCGGGATGTTTCAGAACGCGCACGAAATAGTCGGCGGTACGCGGCGTGCGATAGCGGATCTGCGAAAACCACATCGGGCCGGAATCATCATCCACGGCCAGCACCGAATCCCGATCGTCGAACAGCACGATCAGGGTATTGGTTTGGGAGTTCTGACAGGGGAAGGTACGGAGGATGAGCGAATCGCCGCTCAATACGTGAATACGATAGTGATCAAAGTCGGTGGCAGGCACGAGCGTCGCGCACACCACCGAGTCTCCGCACGACACGGGGTTGGCGTGCTCGAAGTCGTTGTTGGGTTCGGTTTCGCTGATCGCGGCCAGCGCGAGAACGGGCAGAAAGCAGACAAGCCAGACAAGGAGAAGGGTCTCCATCCGGCTTGACTGACGTATGATCCGATACAAGCGGTTCGTCATGAGGACGACTCGAAGTGTTTGAATTAGCGCGAAGAACTACTTTGCTATACCGAGTATCAGAATGGGGATGTCAATATTTGAAACACCCCGCTGGCGAAGATCCCATTCGAATTGTTCAAAATACGAGACACCTGAGGACATTTCCGCTGCCAACGTCTTTACAGGGACGATTTCAATACCTTCATCAATGTGGTCCAGATTGTGGAAAATGGTCATCTTGGCTGCGACATTGTACACCATAAACGAATACTTGCCGAATTGTACTTCTACACCAACACGATCTTTAATGAAGTCCATTTCGCGATAGGCGCCTCGCTTGAACTCATCTTGCGCGTATCCGCCGACGTAATGCTGTGTCGAATAGTCACACTTGACTCGCAGCGCATTCCACCCCCGTTTCTTGAACTCTGACTTGAAAACCGTGTTCATCGCTTTCGGATTGTACAGCATCCGGCCGGACATGGTTTTTTCTTTGCTGACTTTGGTTTTCAGTTTTAGTGTATCAACCGTTTCGATGATCTCGGTTACCTCCTCAATTATGCCGGGGTGTCTCTGTGATATCGTTTCCTTTCCCTTATTGAAGGAGAGCATTGCCGCCACCGTCACAGTAGGTCCTCCTGGTTGTTCTCCGCAGTGCGCCACTGTCTGGGTACTTTCGTCACCTTTTCATTTCCAGAGGGCTTGTGTACTTGTTTGCCCATAGGCCTGGTTCGAAGAGTGCCCGCCAAGAGACTATGGATGCGTTTCCGGCCAAGCTCGATGTACTTCGATTCCCGGTCAATTCCAACGGCCCGGCGATTGTTTTTTATTGCGGCGATCAGGGCGGATGCAACCCCACAGTAGGGATCAAGAACGTAGTCATCTTCGCTGGTAAGAGCCAGAACGCATCGTTCAACAAGTTCTATCGGGAATTGACAGGGGTGGACGGTTTTCTCGGGGTGATTGCATTTCACGTTTGGAATTTCCCAGACAAGCCGATCCCACTCCTGTTCCAGAAACATCCAAAAATCAGAGGGATTCTTTCCAAGAGGATTCCCGGAAGGTTGACCCTTGTTTGGCCCTTTGTAGTATGTCTTTCCGGGGTACTTGGAGGGAACGCGGATGGCGTCAAGATTGAAAAGGTACTGGTCGCTCTTGGTGAACCACAGAAGGGTTTCGTAGCGTCCGGAAAGTCGGCGAGAGGCATGAAGCCCGTGGTCGAAGTGCCAGATAATACGGTTTCGCAGGCGAAGACCTTCGTCTTTGAAGACGGAATAGAAAAAAATATCAAGCGGAAAAACTTCACCCTTGTCTACGTAGTTTCCCACCTGCCAGCAGAGACTGCCCC
This window of the bacterium genome carries:
- a CDS encoding heavy-metal-associated domain-containing protein, whose protein sequence is MRIPKLIIPVLVVVALLAGYFLRMAFTMPTTNVSFAATGGKTAVFVVDGLKCKGTAGFFTRLYQNRPGIAAIETFATEHKAVFTYDPAITSPDSIRAIMEAPIRLRDGSERQVFRCVSMR
- a CDS encoding restriction endonuclease, which gives rise to MTVAAMLSFNKGKETISQRHPGIIEEVTEIIETVDTLKLKTKVSKEKTMSGRMLYNPKAMNTVFKSEFKKRGWNALRVKCDYSTQHYVGGYAQDEFKRGAYREMDFIKDRVGVEVQFGKYSFMVYNVAAKMTIFHNLDHIDEGIEIVPVKTLAAEMSSGVSYFEQFEWDLRQRGVSNIDIPILILGIAK
- a CDS encoding site-specific DNA-methyltransferase produces the protein MPVSNQVQNRFTKDSRIALINGDTLETCQAMPSGVFQLIISSPPYNLGKEYERRRAIEEYLDTQRPVIRELVRLLASGGSLCWQVGNYVDKGEVFPLDIFFYSVFKDEGLRLRNRIIWHFDHGLHASRRLSGRYETLLWFTKSDQYLFNLDAIRVPSKYPGKTYYKGPNKGQPSGNPLGKNPSDFWMFLEQEWDRLVWEIPNVKCNHPEKTVHPCQFPIELVERCVLALTSEDDYVLDPYCGVASALIAAIKNNRRAVGIDRESKYIELGRKRIHSLLAGTLRTRPMGKQVHKPSGNEKVTKVPRQWRTAENNQEDLL